The Clostridium chauvoei genome has a window encoding:
- a CDS encoding patatin-like phospholipase family protein: MRIGLVLSGGGARGAYQIGVWKALKELKIDKHIKVISGTSIGALNSILFMNGNIELAEEVWNTINSNEILPINEIDLKIRKTLLDVGMKNIKFIKKHMPKIISGGNISREGLNKIIDKLDLSFINNSKIRCYITCTDIESLKAKYFLINDYNIDEIKNILLATSAIPIIYDKQKVEDGEYLDGGIVDNVPIKAIYEENCDIIIIVHLSKISEIDKREFKKADIIEIIPSIIEDGAINGVLEFDSKIAKERMAIGYEDTINLINPMVKLIRYLDIEENNNTKPKENIISKIKRLFK, from the coding sequence TTGAGAATAGGGTTAGTATTATCTGGTGGAGGGGCTAGAGGAGCATATCAAATTGGAGTTTGGAAGGCATTAAAGGAATTGAAGATAGATAAACATATAAAAGTTATATCAGGTACATCGATAGGAGCCTTAAATTCAATACTATTTATGAATGGAAATATTGAGTTAGCAGAAGAAGTTTGGAACACTATAAATTCAAATGAAATATTACCTATTAATGAGATAGATCTTAAAATACGAAAGACACTACTAGATGTAGGAATGAAAAATATAAAATTTATAAAAAAACATATGCCTAAGATTATATCGGGAGGTAATATTTCCAGAGAAGGTCTAAATAAGATTATAGATAAATTAGATCTATCCTTTATTAATAATTCGAAAATTAGATGCTATATAACTTGCACAGATATTGAAAGTTTAAAAGCTAAATACTTTTTAATTAATGACTATAATATTGATGAAATAAAAAATATATTACTAGCAACATCGGCTATACCAATAATATACGATAAGCAAAAGGTTGAAGATGGAGAATATTTAGATGGAGGAATAGTTGATAATGTACCTATAAAAGCAATCTATGAAGAAAATTGTGACATAATAATAATAGTTCATTTATCAAAGATTAGTGAAATAGATAAAAGAGAGTTTAAGAAAGCAGATATAATAGAAATTATACCTAGCATAATTGAAGACGGAGCTATTAATGGAGTTTTAGAATTTGATTCTAAAATAGCTAAGGAGAGAATGGCTATTGGATATGAAGATACAATAAATCTTATAAATCCAATGGTAAAATTAATTAGGTACTTAGATATAGAAGAAAATAATAATACAAAGCCAAAAGAGAATATAATAAGTAAAATAAAAAGATTGTTCAAATAG
- a CDS encoding pyruvate, water dikinase regulatory protein yields the protein MLTIFAVSDSIGETAEQVAVAAASQFGNDVEVKRVPYIKTLEDVEELIKEIELCERVMVVSTIITVNVREYLTQKGAEKNISVLNVLGPIINVASTIINKIPNYNPGAMWKTDEVYFKRIEAMEFAMQYDDSKDYRGLKNADVVLVGLSRTSKTPLCMYLANKGIKAINIPLVPEVGVPEEIYEIDKKKVFGLVINPLQLIEIRKRRLDKFHRIPADIEYASDARILEEFEFSDRIMRKLGCKTIDVTQRAIEDTALIIIKDLGHDNK from the coding sequence ATGTTAACTATTTTTGCAGTTTCAGATTCTATAGGAGAAACAGCTGAACAAGTAGCAGTTGCAGCAGCAAGTCAATTTGGGAATGATGTAGAGGTAAAAAGGGTACCTTATATAAAAACCTTAGAAGATGTAGAAGAACTAATTAAAGAAATAGAGCTTTGCGAGAGAGTTATGGTGGTATCTACTATAATAACAGTAAATGTTAGAGAATATTTAACCCAAAAAGGTGCTGAAAAGAATATATCTGTATTAAATGTATTAGGACCAATAATAAATGTTGCGTCAACAATAATAAATAAAATTCCTAATTATAATCCAGGAGCAATGTGGAAAACTGATGAAGTTTATTTTAAAAGGATTGAAGCTATGGAATTTGCTATGCAATATGATGATAGTAAGGATTATAGGGGATTAAAAAATGCTGATGTAGTTTTAGTTGGGTTATCAAGAACTTCTAAAACTCCATTATGTATGTATTTAGCGAATAAGGGGATTAAGGCTATAAATATTCCTTTAGTACCTGAAGTTGGAGTTCCAGAAGAAATATATGAAATAGATAAAAAGAAAGTGTTTGGACTTGTTATAAATCCATTACAATTAATAGAGATTAGAAAGCGTAGATTAGATAAATTTCATAGAATACCAGCAGATATAGAGTATGCAAGTGATGCAAGAATACTAGAGGAGTTTGAATTCTCAGATAGAATTATGAGAAAACTAGGATGCAAAACAATTGATGTTACACAAAGAGCGATTGAGGATACAGCATTAATAATTATAAAAGATTTAGGTCATGATAATAAATAG
- a CDS encoding L-lactate dehydrogenase → MPLKTRKVAIIGTGLVGSSTAFSLITQGVCEEILMIDINEEKALGEVMDLNHCIEYLNRNTKVKRGTYKECGDVDIVVITVGAPPKQGQTRLDSLDLSAKIAKSIVDPIMESGFKGHFIIISNPVDIIAYHVYKLSGLPKSHVIGTGTSVDSARLKNFIGDLLNVDPRSVQGYSMGEHGDSQMVPWSHIYVGGKPFNKVIEDNKDRVGDVDLDKLVLDTAKAGWEVYNRKGTTYYAIATSTVAIIKAILNDENKIMPVSTLLDGEYGEANVFTGVPAVLNGTGVKEVVELDLTKEELEKFKNSNNIIREYITKLGY, encoded by the coding sequence ATGCCATTAAAAACAAGAAAGGTAGCTATAATAGGAACAGGGTTAGTAGGTTCGAGTACAGCCTTTAGTTTAATAACACAAGGGGTTTGTGAAGAGATATTAATGATAGATATAAATGAAGAAAAAGCCCTTGGTGAAGTGATGGATTTAAATCATTGCATAGAATATCTAAATAGAAATACAAAAGTGAAAAGAGGAACCTATAAAGAATGTGGAGATGTTGATATAGTAGTTATAACAGTAGGAGCACCTCCAAAACAAGGGCAAACTAGATTAGATTCATTAGATTTATCTGCTAAAATAGCTAAATCTATAGTAGATCCTATAATGGAGAGTGGTTTTAAAGGTCATTTTATTATAATATCAAATCCAGTAGATATAATAGCATATCATGTATATAAATTATCAGGATTACCTAAAAGTCATGTAATTGGAACAGGAACATCAGTTGATTCTGCTAGATTAAAGAATTTTATAGGTGATTTATTAAATGTAGATCCTAGAAGTGTTCAGGGATATTCAATGGGTGAGCATGGTGATTCTCAAATGGTACCATGGTCTCATATATATGTAGGTGGAAAGCCTTTTAATAAGGTTATAGAAGATAATAAGGATAGAGTTGGGGATGTAGACTTAGATAAACTAGTTTTAGATACAGCGAAAGCTGGATGGGAAGTCTATAATAGAAAAGGAACAACATATTATGCAATAGCAACATCAACGGTGGCTATAATTAAGGCTATATTAAATGATGAAAATAAGATTATGCCAGTTTCTACATTGTTAGATGGTGAATATGGGGAGGCTAATGTATTTACAGGAGTTCCAGCAGTATTAAATGGTACTGGTGTTAAAGAAGTTGTTGAGTTAGATTTAACTAAAGAAGAATTAGAGAAATTTAAAAACTCCAATAATATTATAAGAGAATATATAACTAAGTTAGGTTATTAG
- the glgA gene encoding glycogen synthase GlgA, with product MKILMVASEAHPFIKTGGLGDVMGALPQALRKQGVDVRVIIPKHRDINKDFINRLKFIKSFRVSVGWRKQYCGIFEYEYNGVIYYFLDNEYYFKRKELYGHYDDGERFAFFNRAVLESINQINWKPDVIHCNDWQTGMIPVLYKLEYKNKYFYKNIKMFFSIHNLLFKGIMSPNVLPELFGYDYQPFLNGSLALDGGVSFLKGGINYSDQILTVSESYAKEIQTSEYGEGLEGLLKNRSYALKGIVNGIDYEEFNPRNDKYIYKTYSENTIHDKYINKEELQRKLGLQVNRNIPMIGMVTRLTHQKGCDLIINILDRLLQRDIQVVILGTGDYLYEETFRNFNYRYHDKVSVNIMFDNSLAHKIYAASDLFFMPSLFEPCGLGQLIALRYGTLPIVRETGGLKDTIQPYNKYNGVGNGFGFINYNANELMEITEYALEAYHNKNAWNSLISQAMRSDNSWEKSANKYRTLYGEIIGR from the coding sequence ATGAAGATATTAATGGTAGCCTCTGAAGCTCATCCATTTATTAAAACAGGTGGACTCGGAGACGTTATGGGAGCACTTCCTCAGGCTTTAAGAAAGCAGGGTGTAGATGTAAGAGTTATTATTCCTAAACATAGAGATATTAATAAGGATTTTATCAACAGACTGAAATTTATAAAATCCTTTAGAGTAAGTGTTGGGTGGAGAAAACAATATTGTGGAATATTTGAGTATGAATATAATGGAGTAATTTATTATTTTTTAGACAATGAATATTATTTTAAAAGAAAAGAATTATATGGACATTATGATGATGGAGAAAGATTTGCCTTTTTTAATAGAGCTGTTTTAGAAAGTATTAATCAAATTAATTGGAAACCGGATGTTATTCATTGCAATGACTGGCAAACTGGAATGATTCCTGTTTTATATAAATTAGAATATAAAAACAAATATTTTTACAAAAATATAAAAATGTTTTTTTCAATTCATAATCTTCTTTTCAAAGGAATTATGTCACCGAATGTTCTACCAGAATTATTCGGATATGATTATCAACCATTTTTAAATGGTAGCTTAGCTTTAGATGGAGGAGTTAGCTTTTTAAAAGGTGGTATAAATTATTCAGATCAAATTTTAACTGTAAGTGAGTCTTATGCTAAAGAAATACAAACCTCTGAGTATGGGGAAGGGTTAGAAGGATTATTAAAAAATAGAAGCTATGCTCTTAAAGGGATTGTAAATGGCATTGATTATGAAGAGTTTAATCCTAGAAATGATAAATATATATATAAAACATATTCTGAAAATACAATACATGATAAATATATCAACAAAGAAGAATTGCAAAGAAAACTTGGGTTACAAGTAAATAGAAATATACCTATGATTGGGATGGTAACTAGACTTACTCACCAAAAAGGGTGTGACTTAATAATAAATATATTAGATAGATTATTACAAAGAGATATACAAGTAGTTATATTAGGAACTGGAGATTATTTATATGAAGAAACTTTTAGAAACTTTAATTATAGATATCATGATAAAGTTTCTGTAAATATAATGTTTGATAATTCTTTAGCTCATAAAATATATGCAGCTTCAGATTTATTCTTTATGCCATCTTTATTTGAACCATGTGGATTAGGTCAGCTTATAGCGTTAAGGTATGGAACACTACCTATAGTTAGAGAAACAGGTGGTCTTAAAGACACAATTCAACCCTATAATAAATATAATGGAGTAGGGAATGGGTTTGGTTTTATTAATTATAATGCTAATGAGCTTATGGAAATAACAGAATATGCATTAGAAGCTTATCATAATAAAAATGCATGGAATTCTTTAATTTCACAAGCCATGAGATCTGATAATAGTTGGGAAAAGTCAGCGAATAAATATAGAACATTATACGGTGAAATAATTGGTAGATAG
- a CDS encoding glucose-1-phosphate adenylyltransferase produces MSKKEMVAMILAGGQGSRLGVLTKKLAKPAVPFGGKYRIIDFPLSNCSNSGIYTVGVLTQYKPLDLNAHIGIGAPWDLDRRDGGVNILPPYQHEKGGAWYKGTANAIYQNIEYIDRYEPEYVLILSGDHIYKMDYDKMLEFHKSKEADATIAVINVPLEEANRFGIMNTREDLSIYEFEEKPENPKSTNASMGIYIFNWKVLKQFLKEDEKDRESSNDFGKNIIPRMLRNKKRMVAYPFKGYWKDVGTIESLWEANMDLLKRENDLNLYDNDWKIYSNNPVRPAQYIGKEANVKNSLIVEGCTVYGTVEDSILFQGVYVGKNTTIKNSVIMPDTKIGNNVIIDKSIIGSNAIIRKGCIIGDGDKIAVIAANEELKNGTTLEPAESL; encoded by the coding sequence ATGAGTAAAAAAGAAATGGTTGCGATGATTCTAGCAGGTGGACAAGGCTCAAGATTAGGCGTATTAACTAAAAAATTAGCAAAGCCAGCAGTACCATTTGGTGGGAAATATAGAATTATAGATTTTCCATTAAGTAATTGTTCCAACTCTGGGATATATACAGTTGGTGTATTAACCCAATATAAGCCATTAGATCTAAATGCACATATAGGAATAGGGGCACCTTGGGATTTAGATAGAAGAGATGGTGGAGTTAATATATTACCACCATATCAACATGAAAAAGGAGGAGCTTGGTATAAAGGAACTGCAAATGCAATTTATCAAAACATTGAATATATAGATAGATATGAACCAGAATATGTTTTGATATTATCAGGAGATCATATCTATAAAATGGATTATGATAAAATGTTAGAGTTTCATAAGTCAAAAGAAGCAGATGCAACTATTGCTGTCATAAACGTACCATTAGAAGAAGCAAATAGATTTGGAATAATGAATACAAGAGAAGATCTATCAATATATGAATTTGAAGAGAAGCCAGAAAATCCTAAGAGTACCAACGCATCTATGGGGATATACATTTTTAATTGGAAGGTATTAAAACAATTTTTAAAAGAAGATGAAAAAGATAGAGAGTCAAGTAATGATTTTGGTAAGAACATAATACCTAGGATGTTAAGAAATAAAAAGAGGATGGTAGCATATCCATTTAAGGGCTATTGGAAGGATGTAGGTACTATAGAAAGCTTATGGGAAGCTAATATGGATTTATTAAAAAGAGAAAATGATTTAAATCTTTATGATAATGACTGGAAAATATATTCTAATAATCCAGTAAGACCAGCTCAGTATATAGGTAAAGAAGCAAACGTAAAAAATTCATTAATAGTAGAAGGTTGCACAGTATATGGGACTGTAGAAGATTCAATATTATTTCAAGGTGTATATGTAGGGAAAAATACTACAATTAAAAATTCAGTAATTATGCCAGATACTAAAATAGGAAACAACGTAATTATAGATAAATCTATAATTGGAAGCAATGCGATAATAAGAAAAGGCTGTATAATTGGGGATGGGGATAAGATAGCAGTTATAGCGGCAAATGAAGAATTAAAAAACGGGACAACTTTAGAGCCAGCGGAATCACTATAA
- the rpsD gene encoding 30S ribosomal protein S4 has protein sequence MARDRRPRFKMCRRLGLNVVGHPKAMDRAIKGTSRADKKLSEYGVRLLEKQRLRAYYGVLEKQFERYVQNAFNEKGITTGEALLIRLESRLDNMVYRMGFANSIRAARQMVTHGHLLVNGNKVDIPSYKLVPGDEISLREKSRKISNFVEIMQSNSSNTLPYISKDVENLKGSYIRLPQREEIPIQINENLIVEFYSR, from the coding sequence ATGGCTAGAGATAGAAGACCACGTTTTAAAATGTGCAGAAGACTTGGTTTAAATGTTGTTGGTCATCCCAAAGCAATGGACCGTGCCATTAAGGGGACTAGCAGAGCAGATAAAAAGTTATCAGAGTATGGAGTTAGATTATTAGAAAAACAAAGATTAAGAGCTTATTATGGCGTCTTAGAAAAACAATTCGAAAGATATGTTCAGAATGCGTTTAATGAAAAAGGGATTACTACAGGTGAAGCTCTACTTATTAGATTAGAATCTAGACTAGATAATATGGTGTATAGAATGGGATTTGCAAACTCAATTAGAGCTGCAAGACAAATGGTTACACATGGACATCTTCTTGTTAATGGAAATAAGGTAGACATTCCATCATATAAACTAGTACCAGGTGATGAAATATCATTAAGAGAGAAATCAAGAAAGATTTCTAATTTTGTAGAGATTATGCAAAGTAACAGTAGTAATACTTTACCTTATATAAGTAAGGATGTAGAAAATTTAAAAGGCTCATATATAAGACTACCTCAAAGAGAAGAAATTCCGATTCAGATCAATGAAAATCTAATAGTAGAATTCTATTCAAGATAA
- the glgD gene encoding glucose-1-phosphate adenylyltransferase subunit GlgD, producing MNGCLGIINLDENDSKMGDLVTNRVLASIPIAGRYRIIDFILSNMTNSGMEAIGVFTKNKSRSLIDHLSNGRPWDLHRKKDGLRIFNFGDEDPIYDDVHNFVNNIEFIKKSKKRYVLIAPAYMICNISYKDLINYHKKSDNDVTVVYKKVNDANNNFIDCGILNINNKNRVVNIKKNIGKESISNIDMEMYIMRTDLFMEIAYEGIKSGMYRKVKEFIRQNLNNLNVGAFEFKGYLACINSTRAYFNASLSFLDKHISKELFYKNPPIYTKIQDEFPTRYTEDSCVNNSIIANGSYIEGTVKNCIIGRKVNIGKGTILENCVIMQNTDIGNNVIMKNVITHKGSLINSNNNIIGDGNLPIIIEKEKSIV from the coding sequence ATGAACGGTTGTTTAGGCATAATAAACTTAGATGAAAATGATAGTAAAATGGGCGATTTAGTGACTAATAGAGTATTGGCGTCTATACCAATAGCGGGACGATATAGAATTATAGACTTCATATTATCCAATATGACTAATTCAGGAATGGAAGCTATAGGAGTATTTACAAAAAATAAATCAAGATCATTAATTGATCATTTATCTAATGGTAGACCATGGGATCTTCATAGAAAGAAGGATGGATTAAGAATTTTTAATTTTGGAGATGAAGATCCAATTTATGATGATGTCCATAATTTTGTAAATAACATAGAATTCATTAAAAAAAGTAAAAAAAGATATGTGTTAATTGCTCCAGCATATATGATATGCAATATTAGCTATAAGGATTTGATTAATTATCATAAAAAATCAGATAATGATGTAACTGTAGTTTATAAAAAAGTTAATGATGCAAATAATAATTTCATAGATTGTGGAATTTTAAATATAAATAATAAAAATAGAGTAGTTAATATTAAAAAGAATATAGGAAAAGAATCTATTTCTAATATAGATATGGAAATGTATATAATGAGAACAGATTTATTTATGGAAATAGCTTATGAAGGAATAAAAAGTGGAATGTATAGAAAGGTAAAGGAGTTTATAAGACAGAATTTAAATAATTTAAACGTTGGGGCTTTTGAGTTTAAAGGATACTTAGCATGTATAAATTCTACAAGAGCATATTTTAATGCAAGTTTAAGTTTTTTAGATAAACATATAAGTAAAGAGTTGTTTTATAAAAACCCACCTATATATACTAAAATTCAAGATGAGTTTCCAACAAGATATACAGAAGATAGTTGTGTTAATAATTCTATAATTGCAAATGGATCGTATATAGAAGGTACTGTGAAAAATTGTATTATTGGAAGAAAGGTTAACATAGGTAAAGGAACAATTCTTGAAAATTGTGTTATTATGCAAAATACAGATATAGGCAATAATGTAATTATGAAAAATGTAATTACTCATAAAGGCTCTTTAATAAATAGTAATAACAATATTATAGGAGACGGTAATTTACCTATAATTATAGAAAAAGAAAAATCAATAGTATAA
- a CDS encoding PTS sugar transporter subunit IIA, producing the protein MFDFLKKIFKSEATEQENVASKPSSLIAPVSGQAIPLSEVPDQVFAEKLAGDGIGIIAEGDTVVAPADGELTLVFKTKHAFAMTLDNGLELLVHIGLETVSLNGEGFEQLVEQGTRVKAGTPIMKIDTNFIASKGLSLATPVLITNVDATKSITPVATGKVVAGETTVINFEV; encoded by the coding sequence ATGTTTGATTTTTTAAAAAAGATATTTAAATCAGAAGCAACTGAACAAGAAAATGTAGCTTCAAAACCATCATCACTTATTGCGCCTGTTTCAGGGCAAGCAATTCCTTTATCTGAAGTACCAGATCAAGTTTTTGCTGAAAAATTAGCTGGAGATGGAATAGGTATAATAGCTGAAGGAGATACAGTTGTTGCTCCTGCAGATGGAGAATTAACTTTAGTCTTTAAGACAAAGCATGCTTTCGCAATGACTTTAGATAATGGATTAGAATTATTAGTTCACATTGGTTTAGAAACTGTTTCTTTAAATGGAGAAGGTTTTGAACAACTTGTTGAGCAAGGTACTAGAGTTAAAGCTGGTACACCAATAATGAAAATAGACACTAACTTCATAGCAAGTAAAGGATTATCCCTTGCTACACCAGTTTTAATAACAAATGTAGATGCTACTAAATCAATTACTCCAGTTGCTACTGGAAAAGTTGTTGCAGGTGAAACTACAGTTATTAACTTTGAAGTTTAA
- a CDS encoding glycogen/starch/alpha-glucan phosphorylase yields the protein MLDIDKKSLKTDYKKKFLELHGKELEEGSNLQKYEALGSLVRDYVTKAWITTNKKYNKTGEKQVYYFSMEFLLGRLLGDALLNLGIRNMCKEALQELNIDLEELENLEQDQGLGNGGLGRLAACFLDSMASLNIAGHGCGIRYKYGFFEQKIIDGKQVEVPDNWLREGNVWEIKKSDKSEIVKFGGEVKVETVNGKLVFNHVNYEPVLAVPYDTPIVGYENEVVNTLRLWSAEPVSNEFDFSSFSRGDFLKAIEYKNSVESISLVLYPEDSFYEGKMLRLKQQYFFVSAGLQSIIRHYKKHGGNILELDEKIAIHINDTHPTLAIPELMRILIDEEGLPWENAWRITQNVNSYTNHTILAEALEKWPIDMFKKLLPRIYMIVQEINERYCKDLWNKYIGQWEKISRMAIIGDGYVRMANLAIISSHSVNGVAKLHTEILKKKEMSDFYYLYPKKFNNKTNGITHRRWLLKSNPELTNLLKETIGDSFIKHPMDLENFENHLDDKGVLEKLANIKLENKKKLANEVYNTKGIIIDPYSIFDVQVKRIHAYKRQTLNCLRIMDLYNRLIDNPNLNIKPRTFIFAGKAAPGYILAKNTIELINGIADKINNDPRVNNKIKVVMLDNYRVSLAEKIIPATDLSEQISTTTKEASGTSNMKFMMNGALTIATLDGANIEIKDEVKEDNIIIFGLTADEVLDYYKNGGYCSWDIYNSDKRIKRVIDNLIDGTYCNDRERFRTIYKNLLNYNDEFFVLKDFDSYVKAQEKADILYSDIYNWQRKCGINIAHSGIFSSDRTIKEYATGIWGSDVIYKNL from the coding sequence ATGCTAGATATAGATAAGAAGTCTTTAAAGACAGATTATAAAAAGAAATTTTTAGAGTTACATGGAAAAGAGCTTGAGGAAGGAAGTAACCTTCAAAAATATGAAGCTCTTGGGAGTCTAGTTAGAGATTATGTAACTAAAGCGTGGATAACTACTAATAAAAAATATAACAAAACTGGAGAAAAACAAGTTTATTATTTTTCAATGGAATTTTTATTAGGTAGACTATTAGGTGATGCTCTTTTAAATTTAGGAATAAGAAATATGTGCAAAGAAGCATTACAAGAACTTAATATAGATTTAGAAGAATTAGAAAACTTAGAGCAAGATCAAGGGTTAGGTAATGGTGGATTAGGGAGACTTGCAGCTTGTTTTTTAGATTCCATGGCATCATTAAATATTGCAGGGCATGGATGTGGTATAAGATATAAATACGGCTTCTTTGAACAAAAAATAATTGATGGTAAACAAGTGGAAGTGCCTGATAATTGGCTTCGTGAAGGAAATGTATGGGAAATCAAAAAAAGTGATAAATCAGAAATTGTTAAATTTGGTGGAGAAGTTAAAGTTGAAACTGTAAATGGGAAATTAGTTTTTAATCATGTTAATTATGAGCCAGTATTGGCTGTTCCTTATGATACACCTATAGTTGGATATGAAAATGAGGTTGTAAATACTTTAAGACTTTGGAGTGCAGAGCCTGTATCAAATGAATTTGATTTTTCTTCATTCAGTAGAGGAGATTTTTTAAAAGCTATAGAGTATAAAAATTCAGTTGAATCAATTTCTCTTGTATTATATCCGGAAGATTCCTTTTATGAAGGCAAGATGCTTAGACTTAAGCAACAATACTTTTTTGTATCAGCAGGACTTCAAAGTATTATAAGACATTATAAAAAACATGGTGGAAATATATTAGAGCTTGATGAAAAAATAGCAATTCATATAAATGATACTCATCCAACTTTGGCAATTCCAGAACTTATGAGAATATTAATAGATGAAGAAGGTTTACCTTGGGAAAACGCTTGGAGGATAACTCAAAATGTAAATTCATATACAAACCATACAATTTTAGCAGAAGCACTAGAAAAGTGGCCAATAGATATGTTTAAGAAATTACTTCCTAGAATATATATGATAGTTCAAGAAATTAACGAAAGATATTGTAAGGATCTTTGGAATAAATATATAGGGCAATGGGAAAAGATTTCTAGAATGGCCATTATAGGTGATGGATATGTAAGAATGGCTAACCTTGCAATTATAAGTAGTCACAGTGTAAATGGTGTAGCTAAACTTCATACGGAAATTTTAAAGAAAAAAGAAATGTCAGACTTTTATTATTTATATCCTAAAAAATTTAATAATAAAACAAATGGAATAACTCATAGAAGATGGTTATTAAAGAGTAACCCAGAATTAACTAATTTATTAAAGGAAACAATAGGAGATAGTTTTATAAAACATCCTATGGATTTAGAGAATTTTGAAAATCATTTAGATGATAAAGGTGTCTTAGAAAAGCTAGCTAATATAAAATTAGAAAATAAAAAGAAGTTAGCTAATGAAGTATATAATACTAAAGGTATTATAATAGATCCATATTCAATATTTGATGTCCAAGTGAAAAGAATACACGCATATAAGAGACAGACATTAAATTGTTTAAGAATAATGGATTTATATAATAGATTAATAGATAATCCTAATCTAAACATTAAGCCTAGAACTTTTATTTTTGCAGGAAAGGCGGCTCCAGGATATATATTAGCTAAAAATACAATAGAGCTTATAAATGGAATTGCTGATAAAATCAATAACGATCCAAGAGTAAACAATAAAATAAAAGTGGTAATGTTAGACAATTACAGAGTATCCTTAGCAGAGAAAATAATTCCTGCAACTGATTTAAGTGAACAAATATCAACAACTACTAAAGAAGCATCAGGAACATCTAATATGAAATTTATGATGAATGGAGCTCTTACAATAGCTACATTAGATGGTGCAAATATAGAAATAAAAGATGAAGTAAAAGAAGATAATATTATAATATTTGGATTAACAGCAGATGAAGTACTAGATTACTATAAAAATGGTGGATATTGTTCATGGGATATATATAATAGCGATAAAAGAATAAAGAGAGTTATAGATAATTTAATAGATGGGACTTACTGTAATGATAGAGAGAGATTTAGAACAATATATAAGAATTTATTAAATTACAATGATGAGTTTTTTGTTTTGAAAGATTTTGATTCTTATGTAAAAGCTCAAGAAAAAGCTGACATTTTATATAGTGATATATACAATTGGCAACGAAAATGTGGAATAAATATAGCTCATTCAGGAATCTTTTCCTCAGATAGAACTATAAAAGAATATGCAACAGGAATTTGGGGATCAGATGTTATTTATAAAAATTTATAA